One region of Vigna angularis cultivar LongXiaoDou No.4 chromosome 10, ASM1680809v1, whole genome shotgun sequence genomic DNA includes:
- the LOC108320374 gene encoding cation/H(+) antiporter 18: protein MASNSTSGNACPAPMKATSNGVFQGDDPLDFALPLAILQICLVLVVSRGLAYLLKPLRQPRVIAEIIGGILLGPSALGRNKSYMQAVFPPRSITVLDTLANIGLIFFLFLAGLELDLKSLRQSGNRVLAIAMAGISLPFVIGIGSSFVLKQSIAKGSDSAAFLVFMGVALSITAFPVLARILAELKLLTTNVGRTAMSAAAINDIAAWILLALAVALSGHERSPLVSLWVFLAGCGFVICAIIIVPPIFKWVSQRCHEGEPVEEVYICATLAAVLAAGLVTDAIGIHAMFGAFVVGVLLPNDGPFASALVEKVEDLVSGLFLPLYFVSSGLKTNVATIKGLQSWGLLAFVIFTASFGKILGTFVVSLLCKLPFNEALVLGFLMNCKGLVELIVLNIGKDRKVLNDQTFAIMVLMAVFTTFITTPLVMAVYKPARKGGIADYKYRTIGRKNANRQLRILACFHGARNIPSMINLIEASRGIQKRDDLCVYAMHLKEFSERSSSILMVHKARRNGLPFWNKGSHSPSNHVIVAFEAYRQLSQVSIRPMTAISSMANIHEDICATAERKEAAVIILPFHKHQSLDGSLHNTRNDFRWVNKRVLEHAPCSVGIFVDRGLGGTSHVSASNVSYRVTVLFFGGGDDREALAYGGRMAEHPGIRLLVIRFVVEPPNEAEILRVDVGDSSSSTKLVSQDEQFLDEFKVKTANDDSINYEERIVKNAAETVAIIREVNSSSLFLVGSRPVSEVACALKSSECPELGPVGGLLVSQDYPTTASVLVIQQYNNDGAPINLTPEMEEQLPYQDSGSAA, encoded by the exons ATGGCTTCCAATTCTACATCTGGAAATGCTTGCCCGGCGCCTATGAAAGCCACATCAAATGGCGTGTTTCAGGGAGACGACCCTCTTGATTTTGCGCTTCCCCTAGCTATTTTGCAGATATGCCTTGTTCTTGTGGTCTCAAGGGGACTGGCATATCTTCTAAAACCCTTAAGGCAACCCAGAGTTATTGCAGAGATTATT GGAGGGATACTTCTTGGTCCATCAGCTCTTGGACGGAATAAAAGCTATATGCAGGCAGTTTTCCCACCCAGGAGTATTACAGTATTAGACACTCTAGCAAACATTGGCCTTATATTCTTTCTATTCTTAGCAGGCCTGGAGTTAGATCTTAAATCTCTTCGTCAATCTGGAAACCGAGTCCTTGCTATTGCTATGGCTGGAATAAGCCTACCCTTTGTAATAGGAATTGGTTCATCATTTGTTCTAAAACAATCAATTGCCAAAGGTTCAGATAGTGCCGCATTTCTTGTATTCATGGGTGTTGCTCTGTCCATTACTGCATTTCCTGTATTGGCCCGTATTTTGGCTGAGTTAAAACTTCTAACCACAAACGTTGGCAGAACAGCTATGTCAGCCGCAGCAATTAATGATATAGCTGCCTGGATTCTGCTTGCTCTGGCTGTTGCATTGTCAGGCCATGAGCGATCTCCACTTGTGTCATTGTGGGTCTTCTTAGCGGGGTGTGGTTTTGTCATTTGTGCAATAATCATTGTCCCTCCAATTTTCAAATGGGTGAGCCAACGATGCCATGAAGGTGAACCAGTTGAAGAGGTATACATATGTGCTACATTAGCTGCTGTTCTGGCTGCTGGGCTTGTCACAGATGCTATTGGAATCCATGCCATGTTTGGTGCCTTTGTTGTTGGAGTTTTGCTCCCAAATGATGGACCGTTTGCCAGTGCTCTTGTGGAGAAAGTAGAGGATCTTGTGTCTGGTCTATTTCTCCCTCTCTATTTTGTGTCAAGTGGATTGAAGACTAATGTAGCCACCATAAAGGGGCTGCAATCATGGGGTCTTCTGGCTTTTGTTATATTTACAGCTTCTTTTGGAAAGATTCTTGGGACTTTTGTTGTTTCCCTTCTCTGTAAACTACCTTTTAACGAGGCTCTGGTGCTGGGGTTCTTAATGAATTGCAAAGGCCTAGTTGAATTAATAGTCCTGAACATTGGCAAAGATAGAAAG GTTTTGAATGATCAGACCTTCGCCATCATGGTTCTTATGGCTGTTTTCACTACCTTCATCACCACTCCTCTTGTGATGGCCGTGTATAAGCCTGCAAGGAAGGGAGGAATAGCTGACTACAAATATAGAACAATTGGGAGGAAAAATGCAAATAGACAACTGAGGATTCTCGCCTGCTTCCATGGTGCAAGAAATATTCCATCAATGATAAATTTGATTGAGGCTTCAAGAGGAATCCAGAAGCGTGATGATCTTTGTGTGTATGCAATGCACCTTAAAGAATTCTCTGAGAGGTCCTCATCTATATTAATGGTACATAAGGCAAGAAGAAATGGGTTGCCATTCTGGAACAAAGGTTCTCATTCACCTTCTAACCATGTTATTGTAGCGTTTGAGGCTTACAGGCAACTAAGTCAAGTGTCCATCCGGCCAATGACCGCCATCTCATCTATGGCTAACATACATGAAGACATTTGTGCAACTGCTGAGAGGAAGGAAGCCGCAGTCATCATTCTTCCATTTCATAAGCATCAAAGTTTGGATGGTTCACTACATAACACTAGAAATGATTTTCGATGGGTTAACAAAAGAGTACTTGAGCATGCACCATGCTCAGTTGGAATTTTTGTTGATCGGGGGCTCGGTGGTACCTCCCATGTCTCTGCAAGTAATGTTTCTTACCGTGTTACAGTGCTTTTCTTTGGTGGTGGTGATGATCGTGAAGCCCTTGCTTACGGAGGTCGTATGGCTGAGCATCCTGGCATCAGATTGTTGGTTATTCGCTTTGTAGTTGAACCACCTAATGAAGCAGAGATTTTAAGAGTTGATGTGGGTGACTCCTCCTCCAGCACCAAATTAGTCTCACAGGATGAGCAATTCCTCGATGAATTTAAAGTGAAAACAGCCAATGATGACTCCATCAACTATGAAGAGAGAATAGTTAAAAATGCAGCAGAAACAGTTGCTATTATCCGTGAGGTTAATAGCTCGAGTCTGTTTCTTGTGGGTTCAAGGCCAGTCAGTGAAGTTGCCTGTGCTCTGAAAAGCAGTGAATGCCCTGAACTAGGACCTGTGGGTGGTTTGTTGGTATCACAAGATTACCCCACAACAGCATCCGTTTTGGTAATACAACAGTATAACAACGATGGGGCGCCAATAAATTTGACGCCGGAAATGGAGGAACAATTACCCTATCAGGATTCAGGTTCTGCTGCATAA
- the LOC108320312 gene encoding protein PAM71, chloroplastic: MHSLSPTHTFLRSHSLSSFTSSSFLLLLPPSTLRSSKRLQFSPFVTSSPIPPNETKFRTQGFSHSCKNSNDSPESLARISNWKFPLAPIAHSNLSVRLLKFMMLFGFLTLKHSYPAHAASDFSSAFSLSPAFGDFDDISTGFASAFLLIFFSELGDKTFFIAALLAARNTAGVVFIGTFSALAAMTLISVVLGRTFHYVDEILPFRFGETDLPIDDIAAVCLLVYFGVSTLLDASSSDGQKSDEEQKEAELAVSEFSGNGAGILSAASTAASTFLLVFVAEWGDKSFFSTIALAAASSPLGVIAGALAGHGVATLLAVLGGSLLGTYLSEKVISYIGGVLFLVFAAVTLFEIVQ, translated from the exons ATGCACTCTCTCTCTCCGACACACACCTTCCTACGCTCGCATTCACTCTCTTCCTTcacatcatcttcttttcttctccttcttcctcctTCCACTCTTCGCAGCTCTAAGAGGCTGCAATTCTCACCCTTCGTCACCTCTTCTCCAATTCCCCCAAATGAAACCAAATTCCGAACGCAGGGATTCTCTCATTCTTGCAAGAATTCCAACGATTCACCCGAATCACTTGCTCGAATCTCCAATTGGAAATTTCCCTTAGCTCCAATTGCTCATTCTAATTTATCCGTCAGGCTTCTCAAGTTTATGATGCTCTTCGGCTtcctcacacttaaacactcaTATCCCGCTCATGCTGCCTCTGACTTTTCCAGTGCTTTCAGTTTATCTCCTGCATTTGGGGATTTTGATGACATAAGCACAGGTTTTGCTTCA GCGTTTCTGCTGATATTTTTCTCTGAACTGGGAGATAAGACCTTTTTCATTGCA GCCCTGCTTGCAGCTAGGAATACAGCTGGTGTTGTTTTTATTGGGACGTTTAGCGCACTTGC GGCAATGACTCTGATCTCTGTTGTCCTTGGGAGAACTTTTCATTATGTTGATGAAATCTTGCCATTCag GTTTGGAGAAACAGATTTACCTATTGATGATATTGCTGCTGTTTGCCTATTG GTGTACTTTGGGGTCTCTACCCTGCTGGATGCCTCATCTAGTGATGGCCAAAAATCAGATGAAGAGCAGAAGGAG GCAGAACTAGCAGTTTCTGAATTTTCTGGAAATGGTGCTGGAATACTATCTGCTGCTAGCACAGCTGCCAGTACTTTTCTCTTAGTTTTTGTCGCCGAATGGGGTGATAAGTCATTTTTTTCCACAATTG CCCTTGCAGCAGCTTCTTCTCCCCTTGGAGTCATAGCTGGAGCACTGGCGGGTCATGGTGTTGCAACTTTG CTAGCTGTACTCGGGGGCTCTTTACTTGGGACGTATTTATCAGAGAAG GTTATTTCCTACATCGGAGGTGTTCTATTTCTCGTCTTTGCTGCAGTAACCTTATTTGAAATTGTGCAATAG
- the LOC108320372 gene encoding uncharacterized protein At5g41620 isoform X2: MFSVKSCTVFNLVPVLEPASASSLRRHIAASLMQQRAIERNNHALQPLSPASYGSSMEMTPYNPGATPSSSLEFKGRIGEPHYSLKTSTELLKVLNRIWSLEEQHASNISLIKALKSELDHARIRIKELLRDRQADRHEVDDLMKQIAEDKLVRKSKEQDRLHAAVQSVRDELEDERKLRKRSESIHRKLARDLSEVKSSLSSALKELDQERTRRKLLEDLCDEFARGISEYEREVHSLNHKSDKDWIQRADHDRLILHISESWLDERMQMQLEAAQNGFMDKSIIDKLSLEIETFLRAKQNSRSTENIVVRNRRNSLESVPLNDAVSAPQVAGDDDDSVGSDSNCFELNKPSNKGSKVHEEEAVDKYFEETLKTNHTKKKPIPREGLKHRSPSSLQVKFEEQMAWAMSSDSHKKSQSIDADQGKTTDTKAVEGSLSEKCEHFEINEDDDSERKMNPTELHSSSKNHIIDNLIRGQLMASEGGNMHAENNYGEASCSNAGWRNQASPVKQWMAKLGSQDLDISDPSKLPSGSKENNTLKAKLLEARSKGQRSRLKALKGSF; this comes from the exons ATGTTTAGTGTGAAGTCATGCACTGTCTTTAACCTCGTGCCTGTATTGGAG CCAGCTAGCGCCAGCAGTTTGAGGAGGCATATTGCTGCATCCTTGATGCAACAGCGAGCAATTGAGAGAAATAATCATGCACTGCAACCTTTATCTCCTGCAAGTTATGGTAGTTCCATGGAG ATGACACCCTATAATCCTGGAGCCACTCCTTCTAGTTCCTTGGAGTTTAAGGGAAGGATTGGTGAGCCACATTATAGTCTCAAAACATCTACGGAGCTTCTGAAAGTGCTAAACAGAATATGGAGCTTGGAAGAACAACATGCTTCTAACATTTCATTGATAAAAGCATTAAAATCAGAGCTAGATCATGCGCGTATAAGGATCAAAGAGTTGCTTCGAGACAGACAAGCAGATCGACATGAGGTTGATGACCTGATGAAGCAAATTGCAGAGGATAAATTGGTTCGGAAGAGTAAGGAACAGGATCGACTCCACGCTGCCGTGCAATCTGTGAGGGATGAACTTGAGGATGAGAGGAAATTAAGGAAACGGTCAGAGAGCATACACCGGAAATTAGCTCGAGATCTCTCTGAAGTGAAGTCCTCTCTTTCTAGCGCTCTAAAAGAATTGGATCAAGAGAGAACAAGAAGAAAACTATTGGAGGATCTCTGTGATGAATTTGCTAGGGGAATAAGTGAATATGAACGAGAGGTGCATAGTCTGAATCACAAGTCTGATAAGGACTGGATTCAAAGGGCTGATCACGATCGGTTGATTCTTCACATATCTGAATCGTGGCTGGATGAACGTATGCAAATGCAGCTGGAAGCAGCTCAGAATGGTTTTATGGATAAGTCCATAATTGACAAACTAAGCCTTGAAATAGAGACTTTTCTTAGAGCTAAACAAAATAGTCGAAGTACAGAAAATATAGTGGTAAGGAATCGCCGTAATTCCTTGGAATCTGTACCACTGAACGATGCTGTCAGTGCACCGCAGGTGGCGGGTGATGACGATGATTCCGTGGGAAGTGATTCAAATTGTTTTGAGTTGAACAAGCCAAGCAACAAGGGATCTAAGGTACACGAAGAAGAGGCTGTCGACAAATATTTTGAGGAGACATTGAAAACCAACCACACGAAGAAAAAACCAATACCACGAGAAGGGTTAAAACATCGTAGCCCATCTAGCTTGCAAGTGAAGTTTGAAGAACAGATGGCGTGGGCTATGTCATCTGATTCACATAAGAAGTCCCAGTCAATTGATGCAGATCAGGGGAAGACCACAGACACCAAGGCAGTTGAAGGAAGTTTATCTGAAAAGTGCGAACACTTTGAGATTAAcgaagatgatgattctgaaAGAAAGATGAACCCCACTGAATTGCACAGCTCCAGTAAAAATCACATTATTGATAATCTGATAAGAGGTCAACTTATGGCATCTGAAGGTGGCAATATGCATGCTGAGAATAATTATGGCGAGGCTTCCTGCAGCAATGCTGGATGGAGGAATCAGGCAAGCCCTGTGAAGCAGTGGATGGCAAAACTTGGATCCCAAGACCTAGACATATCGGACCCTTCAAAACTGCCTTCAGGGTCAAAGGAGAACAACACTTTGAAGGCGAAGCTTCTTGAAGCTAGGTCCAAGGGGCAGCGATCGCGTTTAAAAGCCTTGAAAGGGTCCTTTTAG
- the LOC108320372 gene encoding uncharacterized protein At5g41620 isoform X1 → MKSEEEEAEKEEKLGEKLRRGVLVGKSRGPSTPFPSWLSLTRTNKHIRDHSVSARKLAAALWEFNHSFPLFQMHRSAANNAQPSAAAAPDPRHRRHHYILHKDKALHISNFLADASPSSPDQPASASSLRRHIAASLMQQRAIERNNHALQPLSPASYGSSMEMTPYNPGATPSSSLEFKGRIGEPHYSLKTSTELLKVLNRIWSLEEQHASNISLIKALKSELDHARIRIKELLRDRQADRHEVDDLMKQIAEDKLVRKSKEQDRLHAAVQSVRDELEDERKLRKRSESIHRKLARDLSEVKSSLSSALKELDQERTRRKLLEDLCDEFARGISEYEREVHSLNHKSDKDWIQRADHDRLILHISESWLDERMQMQLEAAQNGFMDKSIIDKLSLEIETFLRAKQNSRSTENIVVRNRRNSLESVPLNDAVSAPQVAGDDDDSVGSDSNCFELNKPSNKGSKVHEEEAVDKYFEETLKTNHTKKKPIPREGLKHRSPSSLQVKFEEQMAWAMSSDSHKKSQSIDADQGKTTDTKAVEGSLSEKCEHFEINEDDDSERKMNPTELHSSSKNHIIDNLIRGQLMASEGGNMHAENNYGEASCSNAGWRNQASPVKQWMAKLGSQDLDISDPSKLPSGSKENNTLKAKLLEARSKGQRSRLKALKGSF, encoded by the exons ATGAAAAGCGAGGAAGAGGAAGCGGAAAAGGAGGAAAAATTAGGAGAAAAGTTGAGGAGAGGGGTTTTGGTAGGGAAAAGCAGGGGACCCTCTACTCCATTTCCCTCTTGGCTCTCCCTCACTCGCACTAACAAACACATTCGGGACCATTCTGTTTCCGCTAGGAAGCTCGCCGCAGCGCTCTGGGAATTCAATCACTCTTTCCCACTCTTTCAAATGCATCGTTCTGCTGCTAATAACGCTCAGCCTTCTGCCGCCGCCGCTCCCGATCCCAGACATCGCCGCCACCATTACATCCTCCATAAGGACAAGGCTCTCCACATCTCCAACTTCCTCGCCGACGCATCTCCCAGTTCCCCTGATCAG CCAGCTAGCGCCAGCAGTTTGAGGAGGCATATTGCTGCATCCTTGATGCAACAGCGAGCAATTGAGAGAAATAATCATGCACTGCAACCTTTATCTCCTGCAAGTTATGGTAGTTCCATGGAG ATGACACCCTATAATCCTGGAGCCACTCCTTCTAGTTCCTTGGAGTTTAAGGGAAGGATTGGTGAGCCACATTATAGTCTCAAAACATCTACGGAGCTTCTGAAAGTGCTAAACAGAATATGGAGCTTGGAAGAACAACATGCTTCTAACATTTCATTGATAAAAGCATTAAAATCAGAGCTAGATCATGCGCGTATAAGGATCAAAGAGTTGCTTCGAGACAGACAAGCAGATCGACATGAGGTTGATGACCTGATGAAGCAAATTGCAGAGGATAAATTGGTTCGGAAGAGTAAGGAACAGGATCGACTCCACGCTGCCGTGCAATCTGTGAGGGATGAACTTGAGGATGAGAGGAAATTAAGGAAACGGTCAGAGAGCATACACCGGAAATTAGCTCGAGATCTCTCTGAAGTGAAGTCCTCTCTTTCTAGCGCTCTAAAAGAATTGGATCAAGAGAGAACAAGAAGAAAACTATTGGAGGATCTCTGTGATGAATTTGCTAGGGGAATAAGTGAATATGAACGAGAGGTGCATAGTCTGAATCACAAGTCTGATAAGGACTGGATTCAAAGGGCTGATCACGATCGGTTGATTCTTCACATATCTGAATCGTGGCTGGATGAACGTATGCAAATGCAGCTGGAAGCAGCTCAGAATGGTTTTATGGATAAGTCCATAATTGACAAACTAAGCCTTGAAATAGAGACTTTTCTTAGAGCTAAACAAAATAGTCGAAGTACAGAAAATATAGTGGTAAGGAATCGCCGTAATTCCTTGGAATCTGTACCACTGAACGATGCTGTCAGTGCACCGCAGGTGGCGGGTGATGACGATGATTCCGTGGGAAGTGATTCAAATTGTTTTGAGTTGAACAAGCCAAGCAACAAGGGATCTAAGGTACACGAAGAAGAGGCTGTCGACAAATATTTTGAGGAGACATTGAAAACCAACCACACGAAGAAAAAACCAATACCACGAGAAGGGTTAAAACATCGTAGCCCATCTAGCTTGCAAGTGAAGTTTGAAGAACAGATGGCGTGGGCTATGTCATCTGATTCACATAAGAAGTCCCAGTCAATTGATGCAGATCAGGGGAAGACCACAGACACCAAGGCAGTTGAAGGAAGTTTATCTGAAAAGTGCGAACACTTTGAGATTAAcgaagatgatgattctgaaAGAAAGATGAACCCCACTGAATTGCACAGCTCCAGTAAAAATCACATTATTGATAATCTGATAAGAGGTCAACTTATGGCATCTGAAGGTGGCAATATGCATGCTGAGAATAATTATGGCGAGGCTTCCTGCAGCAATGCTGGATGGAGGAATCAGGCAAGCCCTGTGAAGCAGTGGATGGCAAAACTTGGATCCCAAGACCTAGACATATCGGACCCTTCAAAACTGCCTTCAGGGTCAAAGGAGAACAACACTTTGAAGGCGAAGCTTCTTGAAGCTAGGTCCAAGGGGCAGCGATCGCGTTTAAAAGCCTTGAAAGGGTCCTTTTAG